In a single window of the Cygnus olor isolate bCygOlo1 chromosome 5, bCygOlo1.pri.v2, whole genome shotgun sequence genome:
- the ZC2HC1C gene encoding zinc finger C2HC domain-containing protein 1C, giving the protein MAQLQVAAQLPVTERCGPQLPQPRLEQPGSGCGDPTRGLRDPRAPEGRSRSYRVSAEGGQHGSRHGGFSSAGPQGRRVTGQAKALPSKSAARRKEGVDRSYPLKPLLRLSAASVPAANAGQPSSSPYMEELPNGRAGSKSKGKAPAGRSQPAAVLPAWTAEPKQPASHLHRRELAYILRLEADGQNLEEEIRKKEALLREKLRRTKEELRRIQREKELVEAEERRARGVERTRVRKAVRHPEEKTVRVTARTGDGDCSGVQSAEVTVPRPSTTLHPQELAMGKLKKERLVASNNKIRDRVPVEGLASFSEPASKPSPPPSTLPDHDYGEHLPAEVLYAQAASAAEHGELGQCSFCGRKFLCSRLKKHTSICGKSQGSKRKVFDSSKARARGTELEEYQQWRSSERPQNEPPRRNNWRRKHEVFIQTLRQARQVQQVLSKGGKASDLPPLPPIENPDYVACPYCRRRFAPQVAERHVPKCKTIKSRPPSPPQRRRC; this is encoded by the exons ATGGCCCAGCTGCAGGTGGCCGCTCAGCTCCCCGTGACAGAGCGGTGCggtccccagctcccccagccccggctggAGCAGCCGGGGAGCGGCTGCGGGGATCCGACACGGGGCCTGAGGGATCCCCGCGCCCCAGAGGGCCGGAGCCGCTCGTACCGTGTGTCCGCGGAGGGCGGCCAGCACGGCTCCAGGCACGGGGGCTTCTCCTCAGCGGGGCCGCAGGGCAGGCGTGTGACCGGCCAGGCCAAGGCGCTGCCCTCCAAATCCGCAGCCAGGCGGAAGGAAGGAGTGGACCGCTCGTACCCTCTGAAACCACTCCTGCGCCTCAGCGCTGCGAGTGTGCCAGCAGCCAACGCGggacagcccagcagctccccgtACATGGAGGAATTGCCAAACGGTAGGGCTGGCTCGAAGAGCAAAGGGAAGGCTCCGGCAGGGAGGTCTcagccagctgctgtgctccctgcttGGACAGCAGAGCCTAAGCAGCCGGCCTCCCATCTGCACAGGAGGGAGCTGGCTTACATCCTGAGGCTGGAGGCAGACGGACAGAACCTGGAGGAGGAAATCCGAAAGAAGGAGGCCCTCCTCAGAGAGAAGCTGAGGAGAACAAAAGAGGAGCTCAGGAGGATCCAAAGAGAGAAGGAGCTcgtggaggcagaggagagaagagCCAGAGGTGTGGAGAGGACCCGTGTGCGGAAGGCTGTGAGGCACCCTGAAGAGAAAACTGTACGAGTTACAGCCAGGACGGGTGATGGGGACTGTAGTGGGGTGCAGTCTGCAGAGGTCACTGTCCCCAGGCCCAGCACCACGCTCCATCCCCAAGAGCTGGCGATGGGGAAGCTCAAGAAGGAACGACTGGTGgccagcaacaacaaaattcGAGACCGTGTACCCGTGGAGGGTTTAGCCTCCTTTTCAGAGCCGGCCTCAAAGcccagccctcctccctccacccTCCCAGACCATGATTACGGTGAGCACCTGCCTGCAGAGGTGCTGTATGCGCAGGCTGCCAGCGCTGCGGAGCACGGGGAGCTTGGGCAATGCAGCTTCTGCGGACGCAAGTTTCTCTGCAGCAGGCTCAAGAAGCACACGAGTATCTGCGGCAAGAGCCAAGGCTCCAAGAGGAAGGTGTTTGACTCCAGCAAGGCCAGAGCTAGGGGCACGGAGCTGGAGGAGTATCAGCAGTGGAGGAGCTCAGAGAGGCCTCAG AATGAGCCACCCAGGAGGAACAACTGGCGGCGGAAGCACGAGGTCTTCATCCAGACCCTGCGCCAGGCCCGGCAGGTGCAGCAGGTGCTCTCCAAGGGCGGGAAGGCGTCCGAcctgccgccgctgccccccATTGAAAATCCAGACTACGTGGCCTGCCCCTACTGCAGACGCCGCTTTGCGCCCCAGGTAGCTGAGAGACACGTTCCCAAATGCAAAACCATCAAGAGCAGGCCCCCGTCCCCGCCGCAGAGGAGACGCTgctga
- the ACYP1 gene encoding acylphosphatase-1, whose protein sequence is MSGSEGLLSVDYEVSGRVQGVFFRKYTQGEAKRLGLVGWVQNTSHGTVQGQVQGPADRVRELQEWLRKTGSPQSRISHAEFSNEKQIAALEHADFRIVK, encoded by the exons ATGTCGGGCAGCGAGGGGCTGCTGTCGGTGGACTACGAGGTGTCCGGCAGGGTGCAGGGCGTCTTCTTCCGAAAGTACACCCAG GGCGAGGCCAAGAGGCTCGGGCTCGTCGGCTGGGTCCAGAACACGAGCCATGGCACCGTGCAGGGGCAGGTGCAGGGCCCGGCCGACCGCGTGCGGGAGCTGCAGGAGTGGCTGCGGAAGACGGGGAGCCCCCAGTCCCGCATCAGCCACGCCGAGTTCAGCAACGAGAAGCAGATCGCGGCCCTGGAGCACGCGGACTTCAGGATCGTGAAGTAA
- the MLH3 gene encoding DNA mismatch repair protein Mlh3 isoform X2 produces MIKHLGEDVRARLRSGVTITSLGQCVEELVLNSIDAKATCVAVRVDLEAFKIQVVDNGSGMGRDDLHKMGKRYFTSKCSSVGDLENLTYYGFRGEALASIANVASVVEVSSKTSRTAKTFMKLFHNGHALEVCEAELSRPSGGTTVTVCNLFYQLPVRRRCMDPVLEFERVRQKVEAISLMHPSVSLSLRNDVSCAMVLQLPKTRDIYSRFCQIYGLGRSQKLREVSHKSGRFQIGGYISSEGHYNKNMQFLYVNRRLVLKTRLHKLIDFLLRKQSVICKAKSGPANRQACSSPGRHRSGPELYGIFILNVSCAYSDYDVCLEPAKTLIEFQNWDALLACVEEGVKMFLKREHLFIEPCSEDIREFNEDNDFCLYNAPVLKPSLSEEKSIQENFKKACDEILDSYEICKLQSKDVKRKSTMGKKSSNATEPNKNPQEIEVSSNQKTDEPTDPCRNNKAEIPLPSRDDTASNFTISGISEQEPKDANCSQTVPDAHLRSSENLHSCFTEGARSAIIKIDSRRDLQRCADNYIKDVGKQDRVVQKSNTVRNSNTDIIRWLSERKDPTDTATESETVSGSSLIRLSNAGKGDRETTEVVDDAGRGAASSVPKKMGSVGLKTHVVQNEPPRGREQTETSLALNRHSRPGAVTAKHTFRHKVSFPTPALNAKDISSNTNKEYTPLCSREVCTADGSKQSENKSLSNQVSEGIAMPTAASKRHYETSDVTELPLATSLGNPHNKATKSPRKQIAEPRSQPCKKLSLSTQLGSLEKFRRYYGRVKCMLPTPLAEQSKSGVPVFNSQANRDFSKKQNDGHGGLSICETPTLERTDSNNNSQLVRSLDETLVCSGEVSPDKRAVCQSPLTLSDYSEVSKTNISSRRSPGSLSSKLSRMKSDHKEVKQLGEQFQTDSSGKDNRSFVHESSNNDGLYNARQMCESAVENTRESCSISKGDACQPSDDTRAEPTKHTVSSSPLSSTEGEYAVSASSVLPLPAKKDYPNVICEDKSVLAEFSNQNLKDTEVPCVTFPSNLAFSADNTSRGDPRDDLRWSDWLQDFDASLGKTIYINTATGLSTYSTPPAEGFQAACVKDITTMAVNVVSENDAEGESLQSLLSEWDNPVFVRCPEIAVDVTSGQAENLAVKIHNILYPYRFTKDMVHSMQVLQQVDNKFIACVINTRNEMDKKEGGNLLVLVDQHAAHERIRLEQLIADSYEKEAAACGKKKLLSSSISPPMEIEVTEEQRRILRCCYKNLKDLGLELSFPETNSSLILVKKVPLCFIEREANELRRKRPPVTESIVEEFIQEQVELVQTTGRARGTLPLTLLKVLASQACHGAIKFNDSLTSEESCQLIEALSSCQLPFQCAHGRPSMMPLADIDHLQQEIQPKPNLSRLRKMVRAWHLFGSKDPNQKKILT; encoded by the exons ATGATCAAGCATCTGGGCGAAGATGTGCGCGCCAGGCTGCGCTCCGGAGTGACTATCACCTCGCTGGGGCAGTGCGTCGAGGAGCTTGTCCTTAACAGCATCGATGCCAAAGCAACGTGTGTAGCTGTCAGGGTGGATTTGGAAGCTTTTAAGATCCAGGTGGTAGACAACGGCTCCGGGATGGGGAGAGATGATTTGCATAAAATGGGAAAGCGGTATTTCACTAGTAAGTGCAGCTCAGTGGGAGACCTGGAGAACCTGACGTACTATGGCTTTAGAGGGGAGGCTCTGGCAAGCATAGCTAACGTGGCCAGCGTCGTGGAAGTTTCATCAAAGACCAGCAGGACAGCAAAAACCTTTATGAAACTGTTTCACAACGGGCATGCGCTGGAAGTCTGTGAAGCTGAGCTGAGCAGACCAAGTGGCGGAACGACAGTGACCGTGTGCAACCTGTTCTATCAGCTGCCGGTGAGGAGGAGGTGCATGGATCCTGTGCTGGAATTTGAGAGAGTGAGACAGAAAGTAGAGGCAATTTCGCTGATGCATCCCTCTGTTTCACTTTCTTTAAGGAACGATGTTTCTTGTGCCATGGTGCTTCAGCTCCCTAAAACGAGAGACATTTACTCTCGTTTTTGTCAAATCTATGGGCTGGGCAGATCACAGAAGTTAAGAGAAGTGAGTCATAAGTCTGGAAGATTTCAGATAGGTGGTTATATCAGTTCTGAAGGACATTACAACAAGAACATGCAGTTCTTGTATGTGAATAGGAGGCTTGTTTTAAAGACAAGACTACACAAActaattgattttttattaagaaaacaaagtgtcatttgcaaagcaaaaagtGGCCCCGCAAACAGACAGGCTTGCTCAAGTCCTGGTCGCCATCGTAGTGGCCCAGAGCTGTACGGGATCTTTATTCTCAATGTGTCCTGTGCGTACAGTGACTACGATGTGTGTCTGGAACCTGCAAAAACTCTGATTGAGTTCCAGAACTGGGATGCTCTTCTAGCTTGCGTAGAGGAAggagtgaaaatgtttttgaagcgagaacatttatttattgaacCATGTAGCGAGGACATCAGAGAATTTAACGAAGATAATGACTTTTGTTTGTATAATGCTCCAGTTCTGAAGCCCTCGCTCTCTGAGGAGAAGAGCATCCAAGAAAACTTTAAGAAAGCATGTGATGAAATTTTGGATTCCTATGAAATATGTAAGTTGCAATCAAAAGATGTCAAAAGAAAATCCACgatggggaaaaaatcttcaaatgcTACAGAGccaaataaaaatccacagGAAATTGAAGTTTCTTCAAATCAAAAGACTGACGAACCAACTGATCCGTGTAGAAACAATAAAGCAGAGATTCCACTGCCCAGCAGAGATGACACAGCTTCTAATTTCACTATATCAGGTATCTCAGAACAGGAGCCAAAAGACGCTAATTGTTCCCAAACAGTGCCTGATGCTCACCTCAGATCTTCAGAAAATCTCCATTCCTGTTTCACTGAAGGGGCCAGatcagcaataataaaaatagacaGTCGTCGTGACCTGCAGCGTTGTGCAGACAACTACATAAAAGATGTGGGAAAGCAAGACAGAGTAGTGCAGAAAAGCAACACGGTCCGTAACTCGAATACTGATATTATTCGGTGGCTGTCTGAGAGAAAAGACCCTACTGATACAGCAACAGAGTCTGAAACTGTCTCTGGAAGTTCATTGATAAGACTGTCTAATGCAGGAAAAGGAGACAGGGAAACAACTGAAGTGGTGGATGATGCCGGAAGGGGAGCTGCTAGTTCAGTACCCAAAAAAATGGGTTCTGTAGGCCTCAAAACACATGTTGTGCAAAACGAACCCCCACGTGGGCgtgaacaaacagaaacaagtcTTGCGTTAAACAGGCACAGTAGACCTGGCGCTGTCACTGCCAAGCACACGTTTAGGCACAAAGTGAGTTTTCCCACTCCAGCTTTAAATGCTAAGGATATTTCCAGTAATACAAATAAAGAATACACAcctctctgcagcagagaagTATGCACGGCTGATGGAAGCAAGCAGTCAGAGAACAAAAGTTTGTCAAATCAGGTGAGTGAGGGGATAGCCATGCCCACTGCTGCCAGTAAAAGACATTACGAAACATCTGATGTTACAGAATTGCCACTGGCAACATCTTTAGGTAATCCTCACAATAAAGCTACAAAAAGTCCTAGGAAACAAATAGCTGAGCCAAGATCGCAGCCCTGTAAGAAGCTGAGCCTATCCACACAGCTGGGCTCCCTAGAAAAGTTCAGGAGATATTACGGGAGAGTCAAGTGTATGCTGCCAACGCCGttagcagagcagagcaaatcTGGTGTCCCCGTTTTTAATTCACAAGCGAACCGTGACTTTTCAAAGAAGCAGAATGATGGCCACGGTGGCTTGAGTATTTGTGAGACTCCGACTTTGGAACGCACAGATTCTAATAATAACAGCCAGCTTGTGAGATCTTTGGATGAGACTTTAGTCTGCAGTGGAGAAGTTTCACCAGACAAACGGGCCGTTTGTCAGAGCCCTTTGACATTGTCTGATTACTCAGAGGTTAGTAAAACAAACATAAGTAGTAGAAGATCTCCAGGATCATTATCATCCAAACTGTCCAGAATGAAAAGCGACCACAAAGAAGTAAAACAACTTGGTGAGCAATTCCAAACAGATTCCAGTGGAAAAGATAACCGCTCTTTTGTTCATGAATCTTCAAATAATGATGGTTTGTATAATGCACGGCAAATGTGTGAATCAGCAGTGGAAAACACGAGGGAAAGTTGCAGCATTTCTAAGGGGGATGCTTGCCAGCCATCAGACGATACGAGAGCAGAACCCACGAAGCACACTGTCAGCTCATCACCactcagcagcactgaaggGGAATACGCAGTCTCTGCAAGCAGCGTTTTACCGTTACCAGCAAAAAAAGATTATCCTAATGTAATCTGTGAAGATAAAAGCGTGTTAGCTGAATTCTCAAATCAAAACCTGAAAGATACCGAGGTTCCCTGTGTAACCTTCCCAAGTAACTTGGCGTTCTCTGCGGACAACACAAGTAGAGGTGACCCCAGAGATGATTTGCGTTGGTCTGACTGGCTGCAAGATTTTGATGCTTCATTGGGTAAGACGATATACATCAATACAGCAACTGGACTGAGCACCTACAGCACTCCTCCTGCTGAAGGATTTCAGGCTGCCTGCGTTAAAGATATAACGACAATGGCTGTGAATGTTGTCTCAGAGAATG ATGCTGAAGGCGAGTCTCTCCAGTCATTGCTTTCAGAATGGGATAATCCTGTTTTTGTTCGCTGCCCAGAG ATTGCTGTGGATGTGACCAGCGGTCAGGCAGAGAATCTGGCTGTGAAAATTCACAATATCTTGTATCCTTATCGTTTCACCAAAGACATGGTCCATTCGATGCAG GTTCTTCAGCAAGTGGACAACAAATTTATTGCTTGTGTAATCAACACTAGGAATGAAATGGATAAAAAGGAAG GTGGAAACCTCTTGGTTTTGGTGGACCAACATGCAGCGCATGAACGGATCCGCTTGGAGCAGCTTATTGCAG ATTCCTATGAGAAGGAAGCTGCAGCGTGTGGCAAGAAGAAATTACTGTCCTCCTCCATCTCTCCCCCTATGGAGATTGAAGTTACGGAAGAGCAAAGAAGAATTCTACG atgCTGCTACAAAAATTTGAAGGATCTGGGCCTTGAATTATCATTTCCTGAGACCAACAGCTCCTTGATTCTAGTCAAGAAAGTGCCGCTGTGTTTTATAGAAAGAGAGGCCAATGAATTACGACGGAAAAGACCACCTGTCACTGAAAGCATTGTGGAG gagtTTATTCAAGAACAAGTTGAG CTAGTGCAGACCACAGGACGAGCACGAGGGACACTGCCTCTGACGCTTCTGAAGGTGTTAGCTTCCCAAGCCTGTCATG GAGCTATTAAGTTCAACGACAGTTTGACTTCGGAGGAGAGCTGTCAGCTCATTGAAGCTTTGTCCTCTTGCCAGCTGCCCTTCCAGTGTGCTCACGGAAGGCCTTCCATGATGCCCCTTGCAGACATCGACCATCTACAGCAGGAAATTCAG CCTAAACCTAATTTGTCTAGACTGCGGAAGATGGTTCGAGCATGGCACCTGTTTGGGAGCAAAGAccctaaccaaaaaaaaatactgacctag
- the MLH3 gene encoding DNA mismatch repair protein Mlh3 isoform X1, with product MIKHLGEDVRARLRSGVTITSLGQCVEELVLNSIDAKATCVAVRVDLEAFKIQVVDNGSGMGRDDLHKMGKRYFTSKCSSVGDLENLTYYGFRGEALASIANVASVVEVSSKTSRTAKTFMKLFHNGHALEVCEAELSRPSGGTTVTVCNLFYQLPVRRRCMDPVLEFERVRQKVEAISLMHPSVSLSLRNDVSCAMVLQLPKTRDIYSRFCQIYGLGRSQKLREVSHKSGRFQIGGYISSEGHYNKNMQFLYVNRRLVLKTRLHKLIDFLLRKQSVICKAKSGPANRQACSSPGRHRSGPELYGIFILNVSCAYSDYDVCLEPAKTLIEFQNWDALLACVEEGVKMFLKREHLFIEPCSEDIREFNEDNDFCLYNAPVLKPSLSEEKSIQENFKKACDEILDSYEICKLQSKDVKRKSTMGKKSSNATEPNKNPQEIEVSSNQKTDEPTDPCRNNKAEIPLPSRDDTASNFTISGISEQEPKDANCSQTVPDAHLRSSENLHSCFTEGARSAIIKIDSRRDLQRCADNYIKDVGKQDRVVQKSNTVRNSNTDIIRWLSERKDPTDTATESETVSGSSLIRLSNAGKGDRETTEVVDDAGRGAASSVPKKMGSVGLKTHVVQNEPPRGREQTETSLALNRHSRPGAVTAKHTFRHKVSFPTPALNAKDISSNTNKEYTPLCSREVCTADGSKQSENKSLSNQVSEGIAMPTAASKRHYETSDVTELPLATSLGNPHNKATKSPRKQIAEPRSQPCKKLSLSTQLGSLEKFRRYYGRVKCMLPTPLAEQSKSGVPVFNSQANRDFSKKQNDGHGGLSICETPTLERTDSNNNSQLVRSLDETLVCSGEVSPDKRAVCQSPLTLSDYSEVSKTNISSRRSPGSLSSKLSRMKSDHKEVKQLGEQFQTDSSGKDNRSFVHESSNNDGLYNARQMCESAVENTRESCSISKGDACQPSDDTRAEPTKHTVSSSPLSSTEGEYAVSASSVLPLPAKKDYPNVICEDKSVLAEFSNQNLKDTEVPCVTFPSNLAFSADNTSRGDPRDDLRWSDWLQDFDASLGKTIYINTATGLSTYSTPPAEGFQAACVKDITTMAVNVVSENGFQCRCHPFRSEIVLPFLPRPRKEKTLASQDRRDAEGESLQSLLSEWDNPVFVRCPEIAVDVTSGQAENLAVKIHNILYPYRFTKDMVHSMQVLQQVDNKFIACVINTRNEMDKKEGGNLLVLVDQHAAHERIRLEQLIADSYEKEAAACGKKKLLSSSISPPMEIEVTEEQRRILRCCYKNLKDLGLELSFPETNSSLILVKKVPLCFIEREANELRRKRPPVTESIVEEFIQEQVELVQTTGRARGTLPLTLLKVLASQACHGAIKFNDSLTSEESCQLIEALSSCQLPFQCAHGRPSMMPLADIDHLQQEIQPKPNLSRLRKMVRAWHLFGSKDPNQKKILT from the exons ATGATCAAGCATCTGGGCGAAGATGTGCGCGCCAGGCTGCGCTCCGGAGTGACTATCACCTCGCTGGGGCAGTGCGTCGAGGAGCTTGTCCTTAACAGCATCGATGCCAAAGCAACGTGTGTAGCTGTCAGGGTGGATTTGGAAGCTTTTAAGATCCAGGTGGTAGACAACGGCTCCGGGATGGGGAGAGATGATTTGCATAAAATGGGAAAGCGGTATTTCACTAGTAAGTGCAGCTCAGTGGGAGACCTGGAGAACCTGACGTACTATGGCTTTAGAGGGGAGGCTCTGGCAAGCATAGCTAACGTGGCCAGCGTCGTGGAAGTTTCATCAAAGACCAGCAGGACAGCAAAAACCTTTATGAAACTGTTTCACAACGGGCATGCGCTGGAAGTCTGTGAAGCTGAGCTGAGCAGACCAAGTGGCGGAACGACAGTGACCGTGTGCAACCTGTTCTATCAGCTGCCGGTGAGGAGGAGGTGCATGGATCCTGTGCTGGAATTTGAGAGAGTGAGACAGAAAGTAGAGGCAATTTCGCTGATGCATCCCTCTGTTTCACTTTCTTTAAGGAACGATGTTTCTTGTGCCATGGTGCTTCAGCTCCCTAAAACGAGAGACATTTACTCTCGTTTTTGTCAAATCTATGGGCTGGGCAGATCACAGAAGTTAAGAGAAGTGAGTCATAAGTCTGGAAGATTTCAGATAGGTGGTTATATCAGTTCTGAAGGACATTACAACAAGAACATGCAGTTCTTGTATGTGAATAGGAGGCTTGTTTTAAAGACAAGACTACACAAActaattgattttttattaagaaaacaaagtgtcatttgcaaagcaaaaagtGGCCCCGCAAACAGACAGGCTTGCTCAAGTCCTGGTCGCCATCGTAGTGGCCCAGAGCTGTACGGGATCTTTATTCTCAATGTGTCCTGTGCGTACAGTGACTACGATGTGTGTCTGGAACCTGCAAAAACTCTGATTGAGTTCCAGAACTGGGATGCTCTTCTAGCTTGCGTAGAGGAAggagtgaaaatgtttttgaagcgagaacatttatttattgaacCATGTAGCGAGGACATCAGAGAATTTAACGAAGATAATGACTTTTGTTTGTATAATGCTCCAGTTCTGAAGCCCTCGCTCTCTGAGGAGAAGAGCATCCAAGAAAACTTTAAGAAAGCATGTGATGAAATTTTGGATTCCTATGAAATATGTAAGTTGCAATCAAAAGATGTCAAAAGAAAATCCACgatggggaaaaaatcttcaaatgcTACAGAGccaaataaaaatccacagGAAATTGAAGTTTCTTCAAATCAAAAGACTGACGAACCAACTGATCCGTGTAGAAACAATAAAGCAGAGATTCCACTGCCCAGCAGAGATGACACAGCTTCTAATTTCACTATATCAGGTATCTCAGAACAGGAGCCAAAAGACGCTAATTGTTCCCAAACAGTGCCTGATGCTCACCTCAGATCTTCAGAAAATCTCCATTCCTGTTTCACTGAAGGGGCCAGatcagcaataataaaaatagacaGTCGTCGTGACCTGCAGCGTTGTGCAGACAACTACATAAAAGATGTGGGAAAGCAAGACAGAGTAGTGCAGAAAAGCAACACGGTCCGTAACTCGAATACTGATATTATTCGGTGGCTGTCTGAGAGAAAAGACCCTACTGATACAGCAACAGAGTCTGAAACTGTCTCTGGAAGTTCATTGATAAGACTGTCTAATGCAGGAAAAGGAGACAGGGAAACAACTGAAGTGGTGGATGATGCCGGAAGGGGAGCTGCTAGTTCAGTACCCAAAAAAATGGGTTCTGTAGGCCTCAAAACACATGTTGTGCAAAACGAACCCCCACGTGGGCgtgaacaaacagaaacaagtcTTGCGTTAAACAGGCACAGTAGACCTGGCGCTGTCACTGCCAAGCACACGTTTAGGCACAAAGTGAGTTTTCCCACTCCAGCTTTAAATGCTAAGGATATTTCCAGTAATACAAATAAAGAATACACAcctctctgcagcagagaagTATGCACGGCTGATGGAAGCAAGCAGTCAGAGAACAAAAGTTTGTCAAATCAGGTGAGTGAGGGGATAGCCATGCCCACTGCTGCCAGTAAAAGACATTACGAAACATCTGATGTTACAGAATTGCCACTGGCAACATCTTTAGGTAATCCTCACAATAAAGCTACAAAAAGTCCTAGGAAACAAATAGCTGAGCCAAGATCGCAGCCCTGTAAGAAGCTGAGCCTATCCACACAGCTGGGCTCCCTAGAAAAGTTCAGGAGATATTACGGGAGAGTCAAGTGTATGCTGCCAACGCCGttagcagagcagagcaaatcTGGTGTCCCCGTTTTTAATTCACAAGCGAACCGTGACTTTTCAAAGAAGCAGAATGATGGCCACGGTGGCTTGAGTATTTGTGAGACTCCGACTTTGGAACGCACAGATTCTAATAATAACAGCCAGCTTGTGAGATCTTTGGATGAGACTTTAGTCTGCAGTGGAGAAGTTTCACCAGACAAACGGGCCGTTTGTCAGAGCCCTTTGACATTGTCTGATTACTCAGAGGTTAGTAAAACAAACATAAGTAGTAGAAGATCTCCAGGATCATTATCATCCAAACTGTCCAGAATGAAAAGCGACCACAAAGAAGTAAAACAACTTGGTGAGCAATTCCAAACAGATTCCAGTGGAAAAGATAACCGCTCTTTTGTTCATGAATCTTCAAATAATGATGGTTTGTATAATGCACGGCAAATGTGTGAATCAGCAGTGGAAAACACGAGGGAAAGTTGCAGCATTTCTAAGGGGGATGCTTGCCAGCCATCAGACGATACGAGAGCAGAACCCACGAAGCACACTGTCAGCTCATCACCactcagcagcactgaaggGGAATACGCAGTCTCTGCAAGCAGCGTTTTACCGTTACCAGCAAAAAAAGATTATCCTAATGTAATCTGTGAAGATAAAAGCGTGTTAGCTGAATTCTCAAATCAAAACCTGAAAGATACCGAGGTTCCCTGTGTAACCTTCCCAAGTAACTTGGCGTTCTCTGCGGACAACACAAGTAGAGGTGACCCCAGAGATGATTTGCGTTGGTCTGACTGGCTGCAAGATTTTGATGCTTCATTGGGTAAGACGATATACATCAATACAGCAACTGGACTGAGCACCTACAGCACTCCTCCTGCTGAAGGATTTCAGGCTGCCTGCGTTAAAGATATAACGACAATGGCTGTGAATGTTGTCTCAGAGAATG GGTTTCAGTGCAGGTGCCATCCCTTTAGAAGTGAGATTGTGCTACCCTTCCTTCCTAGACCTCGAAAAGAGAAGACCCTAGCAAGCCAGGATCGGAGAG ATGCTGAAGGCGAGTCTCTCCAGTCATTGCTTTCAGAATGGGATAATCCTGTTTTTGTTCGCTGCCCAGAG ATTGCTGTGGATGTGACCAGCGGTCAGGCAGAGAATCTGGCTGTGAAAATTCACAATATCTTGTATCCTTATCGTTTCACCAAAGACATGGTCCATTCGATGCAG GTTCTTCAGCAAGTGGACAACAAATTTATTGCTTGTGTAATCAACACTAGGAATGAAATGGATAAAAAGGAAG GTGGAAACCTCTTGGTTTTGGTGGACCAACATGCAGCGCATGAACGGATCCGCTTGGAGCAGCTTATTGCAG ATTCCTATGAGAAGGAAGCTGCAGCGTGTGGCAAGAAGAAATTACTGTCCTCCTCCATCTCTCCCCCTATGGAGATTGAAGTTACGGAAGAGCAAAGAAGAATTCTACG atgCTGCTACAAAAATTTGAAGGATCTGGGCCTTGAATTATCATTTCCTGAGACCAACAGCTCCTTGATTCTAGTCAAGAAAGTGCCGCTGTGTTTTATAGAAAGAGAGGCCAATGAATTACGACGGAAAAGACCACCTGTCACTGAAAGCATTGTGGAG gagtTTATTCAAGAACAAGTTGAG CTAGTGCAGACCACAGGACGAGCACGAGGGACACTGCCTCTGACGCTTCTGAAGGTGTTAGCTTCCCAAGCCTGTCATG GAGCTATTAAGTTCAACGACAGTTTGACTTCGGAGGAGAGCTGTCAGCTCATTGAAGCTTTGTCCTCTTGCCAGCTGCCCTTCCAGTGTGCTCACGGAAGGCCTTCCATGATGCCCCTTGCAGACATCGACCATCTACAGCAGGAAATTCAG CCTAAACCTAATTTGTCTAGACTGCGGAAGATGGTTCGAGCATGGCACCTGTTTGGGAGCAAAGAccctaaccaaaaaaaaatactgacctag